Proteins from a single region of Dyadobacter fanqingshengii:
- a CDS encoding Crp/Fnr family transcriptional regulator → MANEPEMYAQLRVIVDKLVPLSDEEWAIFQTFFIQKKVDAKTMLTREGQVADEIYFIHTGLARLYYTTENDDQITAFIFSENLFASCLESFVQQIPSTQNLETLEPCSLLVLTRDGLERLYNLVPKTNIIMRKVMEQRFISAQRLLSSYILSSPQERYELFAQHYPNLLQRVPQYILASFLGITPVSLSRIRKRISRS, encoded by the coding sequence ATGGCAAATGAGCCGGAAATGTACGCGCAGCTAAGGGTTATTGTGGACAAACTAGTTCCGCTTTCGGACGAAGAATGGGCGATTTTTCAAACATTCTTTATCCAAAAAAAAGTGGATGCGAAGACCATGCTGACACGGGAAGGTCAGGTTGCAGACGAGATATATTTTATCCATACCGGCCTGGCGAGGCTTTATTACACCACAGAAAATGATGACCAGATTACGGCCTTCATATTCTCAGAAAACCTGTTTGCCAGCTGTCTGGAAAGTTTTGTCCAGCAAATACCAAGCACGCAGAATCTCGAAACGCTGGAACCATGCTCCTTACTTGTGCTGACCAGGGACGGCCTGGAACGACTTTACAATCTGGTTCCTAAAACCAACATTATCATGCGCAAAGTGATGGAACAGCGGTTTATTTCGGCGCAGCGGCTGCTTTCGTCTTACATTCTGTCAAGCCCGCAGGAGCGTTACGAGTTGTTTGCCCAGCACTATCCAAATCTGTTACAACGCGTGCCGCAATACATTCTTGCCTCTTTTCTGGGTATAACCCCGGTGTCGCTGAGTCGCATACGCAAAAGGATTTCGAGGTCGTAG
- a CDS encoding efflux RND transporter periplasmic adaptor subunit: MKRILMVLSLCATMFHTGCESKKEEKEEEVKFLVTSPLQKDTLVTKEYVSQIRAISHIELRALERGYLQNIYVDEGQTVKKGQLMFKIMPMLYQAEQQKAQAEANFAEIEFKNTKSLADSNVVSKNELALAKAKLDKAKAELGLATTHLGFTEIRAPFNGIMDHFQVRLGSLLDEGDLLTTLSDNSEMWVYFNVPEAEYLDYKANEATAGMLNVNLRMANNQMFPHTGSVKTIEADFNNETGNIAFRATFPNPKRLLRHGETGNILVTVPMKNALLIPQKATFEVLEKKYVYVLDKENKIRSREIQIEAELPHIFVVKSGLKADDKILLEGLRQVKENEKIHSTFVKPDSVISNLSLYAE, translated from the coding sequence ATGAAGAGAATTCTCATGGTCCTCAGTTTGTGTGCGACAATGTTCCATACAGGTTGTGAATCCAAAAAAGAAGAAAAGGAAGAGGAAGTTAAATTCCTCGTAACAAGCCCCCTGCAAAAAGACACTTTGGTAACCAAAGAATATGTAAGCCAGATCCGCGCGATCAGCCACATTGAGCTACGCGCTTTGGAAAGAGGTTATTTGCAAAATATCTACGTGGACGAAGGGCAGACCGTCAAAAAAGGGCAGTTAATGTTCAAGATCATGCCGATGCTTTATCAGGCGGAACAACAAAAAGCGCAGGCAGAAGCCAATTTTGCAGAAATTGAATTCAAAAACACCAAGTCGCTGGCTGATAGCAATGTAGTTTCCAAAAATGAGCTGGCACTAGCCAAAGCCAAACTGGACAAAGCAAAAGCAGAACTTGGACTGGCTACAACGCACCTTGGCTTTACTGAAATTCGCGCGCCATTTAACGGCATCATGGACCATTTCCAGGTAAGGCTGGGAAGTCTTTTGGACGAAGGCGACTTGCTAACCACATTATCCGACAACAGCGAAATGTGGGTTTATTTCAATGTTCCCGAAGCAGAGTATCTGGACTACAAAGCCAATGAAGCCACAGCCGGTATGCTGAATGTGAACCTCCGCATGGCCAATAATCAAATGTTCCCGCACACGGGATCAGTGAAAACGATTGAGGCGGATTTTAATAATGAAACAGGTAACATCGCTTTTCGTGCCACGTTCCCGAATCCCAAAAGACTTTTGAGACACGGAGAAACGGGTAACATCCTGGTAACCGTCCCCATGAAAAACGCATTGCTGATCCCGCAGAAAGCCACTTTCGAAGTGCTGGAAAAGAAATATGTGTATGTGTTGGATAAGGAAAATAAGATCCGTTCGAGAGAAATCCAGATTGAGGCTGAGCTTCCGCACATTTTCGTCGTAAAATCCGGTTTGAAAGCCGATGACAAAATCCTTCTGGAAGGTTTGCGTCAGGTGAAAGAGAACGAAAAGATCCACTCCACATTCGTGAAGCCTGATTCCGTTATCTCCAATCTAAGTCTTTACGCCGAATAG
- a CDS encoding phytase produces the protein MRSHSIVFLLAAFSFIACNRQSSEQSGNDTTDSITTDSTIIQPFIVTDSVVHDTDDPAIWINPDDPAKSLILGTDKDADGGLYVFDLAGKIQKDKFVKLKRPNNVDIAYGLMLSGKKTDIAVATEREANKIRIFSLPDMKVVDAGGIEVFKGDSLQAPMGIALYTRPTDKAIFAIVGRKSGPTEGYLWQYKLSDDGKGNIKADLVRKFGKYSGKKEIESIAVDNEMGYVYYSDEQVGVRKYYADPDSSSKELKLIPNKGFTEDNEGISIYKTGPETGYILVSDQGADKFHIFKREGTKADPHAHELVKIVKVAAHQSDGSDVTNVALSNDFPKGLLVVMSEGKVFHYYKWEDILAPSSQNR, from the coding sequence ATGCGTTCCCATTCCATTGTTTTTTTGCTTGCAGCTTTCAGTTTTATCGCTTGTAACCGCCAGTCATCGGAGCAATCCGGCAATGATACTACCGATTCAATTACAACAGATTCAACCATCATTCAACCATTCATTGTGACGGATTCCGTCGTGCATGACACGGACGATCCGGCCATTTGGATTAATCCCGACGATCCTGCCAAAAGCCTGATCTTGGGCACGGATAAAGATGCTGACGGTGGTTTGTATGTGTTTGACTTGGCGGGTAAAATTCAAAAAGACAAGTTTGTCAAGTTGAAACGCCCTAATAATGTGGATATCGCTTACGGGCTGATGCTTTCGGGCAAAAAGACAGACATTGCCGTAGCCACAGAAAGAGAAGCGAACAAGATCCGGATTTTCTCACTGCCCGACATGAAAGTGGTAGACGCGGGCGGCATTGAAGTTTTTAAAGGCGATTCATTGCAGGCGCCCATGGGCATTGCGCTTTACACGCGCCCCACAGATAAGGCGATATTCGCCATTGTGGGCCGAAAAAGTGGCCCGACGGAAGGTTATTTGTGGCAATACAAGCTGTCAGACGATGGGAAAGGCAATATAAAGGCGGACCTGGTCCGGAAGTTTGGAAAATACAGCGGTAAAAAAGAGATAGAATCCATTGCAGTAGACAACGAAATGGGCTATGTATATTACTCCGATGAACAGGTAGGCGTCCGCAAATATTATGCAGATCCCGACAGCAGCAGCAAGGAACTGAAATTGATCCCTAACAAAGGTTTTACGGAAGACAACGAGGGAATTTCTATTTACAAAACCGGCCCTGAAACAGGTTACATCCTCGTTTCGGATCAAGGCGCGGATAAATTTCACATTTTCAAAAGAGAAGGAACAAAGGCAGATCCGCACGCCCATGAGCTTGTGAAAATTGTTAAAGTAGCAGCCCACCAGAGCGACGGTTCCGACGTAACCAATGTTGCCCTATCGAATGATTTTCCGAAAGGACTTTTGGTAGTGATGTCAGAAGGAAAAGTTTTCCATTATTACAAATGGGAAGATATTTTGGCTCCTTCATCTCAAAACCGGTAG
- a CDS encoding PQQ-dependent sugar dehydrogenase: MTKSILLTLAGAAFVIASCQNKSSENSDAAEKDSLATTASGTPVETQKANSDYKPSFEGQTRIGGVKSTTAYEGKVLFSDLKNPWGVTTLPDGRLIITEKAGTMRIATTDGKVSAPITGIPAVNSEGQGGLLGIRVDPEFAKNRMVYWVFAETRPGGNLTSVAKGKLSADEKKIEGAAVIYRATPAFPSNLHYGGRILFDKKGDLVISTGERSDTVSRPQAQHLNSSLGKVIRITKDGKPVAGGPFEGKSGAKPEIYSYGHRNVQGLAFHPVSGDLWEVEFGPRGGDELNRIEAGKNYGWPTITYGIEYSGKKIGDSIQVKEGLEQPVYYWDPVVSPSGITFYSSDSIPEWKNNLFIGGLSSMHILRLVIENNKVVGEERLLASEGQRFRDITEGKDGALYAVTDQGRLYRIYKK; this comes from the coding sequence ATGACTAAAAGTATTCTGCTAACCCTGGCCGGGGCAGCTTTTGTGATCGCTTCTTGCCAAAACAAATCATCTGAAAATTCGGATGCTGCGGAAAAAGACAGCTTGGCAACAACGGCATCGGGCACTCCTGTCGAAACTCAAAAGGCCAATTCAGATTACAAACCTTCTTTTGAGGGCCAGACTAGGATCGGCGGCGTAAAATCCACCACTGCCTATGAAGGCAAAGTTTTATTCAGCGACCTCAAAAATCCATGGGGCGTTACCACATTACCGGATGGCCGATTGATCATTACCGAAAAAGCAGGCACCATGCGCATTGCCACCACCGACGGCAAAGTAAGCGCACCGATCACCGGGATCCCGGCCGTCAATTCAGAAGGACAGGGTGGTTTGCTGGGCATCCGGGTTGATCCTGAATTTGCCAAAAACAGAATGGTTTACTGGGTGTTTGCCGAAACGCGTCCGGGCGGTAACCTTACTTCCGTGGCCAAAGGAAAGCTCTCGGCCGACGAGAAAAAAATTGAAGGTGCAGCCGTTATCTACCGCGCTACGCCTGCATTTCCAAGCAACCTGCATTACGGGGGAAGGATATTATTTGACAAAAAAGGCGACCTGGTTATCAGCACCGGCGAGCGTTCTGACACTGTTTCCAGGCCACAGGCGCAACATTTGAATTCCAGTCTTGGAAAGGTGATCCGCATTACGAAAGACGGGAAACCGGTTGCAGGTGGCCCATTTGAAGGCAAATCTGGCGCGAAACCGGAGATTTATTCTTACGGACACCGCAATGTACAAGGACTGGCATTCCACCCGGTTTCGGGCGACCTTTGGGAAGTAGAATTCGGGCCAAGAGGTGGCGATGAGCTCAACCGCATTGAGGCAGGTAAAAACTACGGATGGCCGACCATTACTTACGGAATTGAATACAGCGGGAAGAAAATCGGTGACTCTATTCAGGTGAAAGAAGGCTTGGAACAACCTGTTTATTACTGGGACCCTGTGGTTTCGCCGAGCGGTATCACTTTTTACAGCAGCGATAGCATCCCTGAATGGAAAAACAACCTTTTCATCGGCGGATTGAGCAGCATGCACATTTTGAGGCTGGTGATCGAAAATAACAAGGTTGTAGGAGAAGAAAGGCTTCTGGCCTCCGAAGGACAGCGTTTCCGCGACATTACAGAAGGCAAGGACGGCGCGCTTTACGCAGTGACCGACCAGGGCAGACTGTACCGCATCTATAAAAAATAA
- a CDS encoding AI-2E family transporter, translating into MIKFSDSLRSLNLAASLLSLVLIIALLYVLQGVLIPLLFSILLAISLFPITRFFEKFKLNRVTASLLSVLIAIVLIGSLVWFIVHQVIVIGANGNDLQIRFMHILETIQKWVTMRFGIEQGEITKQITGFSNRVIGNAGVIISTAFGSVGGILAGVVVVPLFTFFLLYYRDFFREFFFHAFASTSKELVSDVLDKIYYVVQSYLVGLVTVMGIVAILNTVGLLVLGIPYAWFFGILASLLMLLPYIGIAIGSVLPALFALATKDSAWYAVGVVAWFQVVQFLEGNFLTPNIVGGKVSINPLMALIGLLLGGMLFGLAGLILAIPITAVLKVVFDAIPSMKAYGFLIGEPEKYHLKRFSGKIIMKRWKINQAPTNQE; encoded by the coding sequence ATGATTAAATTTTCCGATAGTCTCCGTAGTCTTAATCTCGCTGCATCTCTGCTAAGCCTGGTTTTGATTATTGCATTATTATATGTGCTGCAAGGCGTTTTGATCCCGCTGCTGTTTTCCATTCTACTTGCCATTTCGCTGTTTCCCATTACGCGCTTTTTTGAGAAGTTCAAGCTGAACCGCGTAACCGCATCGTTGCTTTCAGTTTTAATAGCGATTGTGCTGATCGGAAGCCTGGTATGGTTTATCGTTCACCAGGTTATTGTGATCGGCGCCAATGGAAACGACCTTCAAATTCGCTTTATGCACATTCTCGAGACCATCCAAAAATGGGTTACAATGCGTTTTGGAATAGAACAAGGGGAAATCACGAAGCAGATCACAGGCTTTTCAAACCGGGTTATCGGCAATGCGGGCGTTATTATCAGCACTGCTTTTGGTTCTGTCGGCGGCATTCTTGCGGGCGTCGTGGTGGTTCCATTGTTCACGTTTTTCCTGCTGTACTACCGCGATTTTTTCCGTGAATTTTTCTTTCACGCCTTTGCATCTACATCCAAAGAACTGGTTAGTGATGTGCTGGACAAGATTTATTATGTTGTGCAAAGCTACCTTGTTGGACTGGTAACCGTTATGGGCATTGTGGCCATCCTGAATACGGTCGGGCTTCTTGTTTTGGGCATTCCTTATGCCTGGTTCTTTGGCATTCTGGCATCATTGTTAATGTTGCTTCCCTATATCGGCATTGCGATTGGTTCGGTGCTTCCGGCATTGTTTGCACTGGCAACGAAAGACAGCGCGTGGTATGCTGTGGGCGTTGTTGCCTGGTTCCAGGTTGTCCAATTTCTGGAAGGTAACTTCCTGACTCCCAACATTGTCGGCGGAAAAGTGAGTATCAACCCGCTAATGGCATTAATAGGCTTGCTTTTGGGCGGTATGCTGTTTGGCCTGGCCGGATTAATCCTGGCCATTCCCATTACGGCGGTGTTAAAAGTAGTTTTTGACGCAATCCCATCCATGAAAGCATACGGATTCCTGATCGGCGAACCCGAAAAATACCACCTCAAACGCTTCTCTGGCAAGATCATTATGAAACGCTGGAAAATCAACCAAGCTCCAACAAACCAGGAATAA
- a CDS encoding TonB-dependent receptor: MKKTLLLHSILLSLILCAPTITFGQKAVISGKIMDEQKLSLPGATVKITPGNQYTISDVYGKFEFLNVTPGTYQLEATYMGYRNFSQNITVESGGAGSFELIMEEGGLDINEVVVLGDRLKGQAKALNQQRNNDNITNIISSDQVGRFPDSNIGDALKRVPGITMQNDQGEARNIIVRGLAPELNSVTLNGDRIPSAEGDNRRVQMDLIPSDMISTIEVNKTLTPDMDADAIGGSVNLVTRAAPNSQRISATLSSGFNPIRSKALYTGGFVYANRFAKKAIGMVLSGSYNNNNYGSDDVEAVWAKDDFGNVFINETDIRKYDVQRIRRSLSAAFDFKLGQNHTITANAMYNWRDDIENRYRLQIDDIEPVYDDNDKITGFEGRVGRQTKGGIDNNKNKGGRLERQTVQNYSVRGDHLLSPKVDLDWSVSYSTASEDRPNERYIGFREGGNTLTYNGDSRAPLVSPVGLDATTLGLHEITENHDFTEETELGAKLNLRFPLSMIPNQKGRMRVGARLRLKTKDRNNNFFEYTPVNEDDIATIGDAGTVNWPGKKFQAGSHLVPGLFASKGFLGNLNLSNTGQFEAESVPGEFLGANYNAKENIVAGYVRFDQDFNEKLSMIIGARFENTSINYTGNIIEDEEELAGARSVENTYLNVLPSVSFRYNATDNFILRAAATTALARPNYYALAPYISIIPGDQEISAGNPDLKATYSWNFDLMAENYFESVGLISGGVFYKNLKNFIYTYRNQQYSQADFTAGFPSVTNPISAGQQWDFLQSRNGDNVNIFGFELAFQRQLDFLPGFLKNFGIYTNYTFTKSFADGVYNEDGHERTDVSLPGTAPHMFNASLSWENKRFSARLSANYTAAYLDALGGEDFDDIYYDKQFFLDANAAYKITKNLRLFAEANNLTNQPLRYYQSISARTVQAEYYRPRFNFGLKFDMTK, translated from the coding sequence ATGAAGAAAACATTACTACTACACTCAATCTTACTATCGTTGATCCTGTGCGCACCAACCATTACTTTCGGGCAAAAAGCGGTGATTTCAGGTAAAATCATGGACGAGCAGAAGTTATCCCTTCCGGGCGCGACCGTCAAAATCACTCCCGGTAACCAATACACGATCTCCGACGTGTACGGTAAATTTGAATTTCTGAATGTTACCCCAGGCACTTATCAGCTGGAAGCGACTTATATGGGTTACCGTAATTTCTCACAAAACATTACTGTGGAAAGCGGCGGGGCAGGATCCTTTGAGCTGATCATGGAAGAAGGCGGACTGGACATAAACGAAGTGGTCGTTCTGGGCGACCGGCTGAAAGGCCAGGCGAAAGCGCTTAACCAGCAGCGAAACAATGATAACATTACCAACATCATCTCGTCGGACCAGGTAGGCCGGTTCCCGGATTCGAACATCGGCGATGCATTGAAACGGGTGCCGGGCATTACCATGCAAAATGACCAGGGCGAAGCCAGGAACATTATAGTACGCGGACTGGCGCCGGAGCTCAATTCGGTGACTTTGAACGGGGACCGCATTCCATCCGCAGAGGGTGACAACCGTCGTGTGCAGATGGATCTGATCCCGTCGGATATGATCTCGACCATTGAAGTGAACAAAACACTGACCCCGGATATGGACGCGGATGCGATTGGTGGCTCGGTAAATTTGGTAACCCGCGCGGCTCCCAACAGCCAGCGGATTTCGGCTACTTTGTCCTCCGGCTTCAACCCGATCCGCAGCAAAGCATTGTATACGGGAGGTTTTGTTTATGCCAACCGTTTTGCCAAAAAGGCGATTGGAATGGTGCTGAGCGGTTCTTATAACAACAACAATTACGGCTCGGATGACGTGGAAGCGGTGTGGGCAAAAGATGATTTCGGCAATGTGTTCATCAATGAGACCGATATCAGAAAATACGACGTTCAGCGGATCAGAAGAAGCCTTTCGGCTGCATTTGATTTTAAATTAGGCCAAAATCATACCATTACTGCGAACGCCATGTACAACTGGCGCGACGACATTGAAAACCGCTACCGCCTGCAAATCGACGACATTGAGCCTGTTTATGACGATAACGATAAAATCACCGGTTTTGAAGGCCGCGTAGGACGACAAACCAAAGGCGGCATTGATAACAATAAAAACAAAGGCGGCCGTCTGGAGAGACAAACTGTGCAGAACTATTCGGTTCGTGGTGACCATTTGCTTAGCCCCAAGGTGGATCTGGATTGGTCTGTAAGCTATTCAACTGCAAGCGAAGACAGGCCGAACGAACGTTACATTGGCTTCCGGGAAGGTGGTAACACGCTCACTTACAACGGCGATTCGCGTGCGCCGCTTGTGTCGCCGGTCGGGCTGGACGCAACGACCTTGGGTTTACATGAAATTACAGAAAACCATGACTTTACCGAGGAGACCGAACTGGGTGCAAAGCTTAACCTGCGTTTCCCGCTTTCCATGATCCCTAATCAAAAAGGCCGGATGCGTGTAGGCGCTCGTTTGCGGCTTAAAACCAAAGACAGAAACAACAACTTTTTTGAATACACGCCTGTAAATGAAGACGATATCGCAACAATTGGTGACGCTGGAACCGTAAACTGGCCCGGCAAGAAATTCCAGGCGGGATCGCATCTGGTACCCGGTCTGTTTGCTTCCAAAGGCTTTTTAGGCAACCTTAATCTCAGCAATACGGGCCAGTTTGAAGCCGAATCTGTTCCGGGAGAATTCCTCGGGGCCAACTATAATGCAAAAGAGAACATTGTGGCAGGTTACGTCCGTTTTGACCAGGATTTCAATGAAAAACTGTCCATGATCATTGGTGCCCGGTTTGAAAACACCTCCATCAATTACACCGGGAACATTATCGAAGATGAGGAAGAACTGGCAGGCGCGCGTTCGGTCGAGAACACTTATCTGAATGTGCTGCCCAGCGTTTCGTTCCGCTATAATGCCACGGACAATTTTATCCTGAGAGCAGCAGCAACCACGGCGCTGGCGCGCCCGAATTACTACGCCCTGGCTCCCTACATCAGCATTATCCCGGGCGACCAGGAAATTTCGGCTGGTAACCCCGATTTGAAAGCCACCTATTCCTGGAATTTTGATTTAATGGCAGAGAATTATTTTGAGTCGGTGGGTCTGATTTCAGGAGGTGTTTTTTATAAAAATCTTAAAAATTTCATCTACACTTACCGCAACCAGCAATATTCGCAAGCTGACTTCACAGCCGGTTTCCCAAGTGTTACCAACCCGATTTCGGCAGGACAGCAGTGGGACTTTTTGCAATCGAGAAACGGTGATAATGTCAATATTTTCGGATTTGAACTGGCATTCCAGCGGCAATTGGATTTCCTTCCGGGCTTTTTGAAAAACTTCGGGATTTATACCAATTACACATTTACAAAGTCGTTTGCAGACGGTGTGTATAACGAAGATGGTCATGAAAGAACAGACGTTTCACTGCCCGGAACCGCGCCGCATATGTTTAATGCGTCGTTGTCCTGGGAAAACAAACGCTTCTCTGCACGACTGTCGGCCAATTACACGGCGGCCTACCTGGACGCACTGGGCGGCGAGGACTTTGATGATATTTATTACGACAAACAGTTTTTCCTGGATGCCAATGCGGCTTACAAAATCACCAAAAACCTCCGCCTGTTTGCCGAGGCCAATAACCTGACCAACCAGCCGCTGCGTTACTACCAAAGCATTTCAGCCAGGACGGTTCAGGCGGAATATTACCGCCCAAGGTTTAATTTCGGCTTGAAGTTCGACATGACCAAGTAA
- a CDS encoding tyrosine-protein phosphatase yields the protein MRKTFYIFIAVVALASCKVSVSENHDGTSAYHQLMQAGDSAILAKRHIPFSKTLNFRDIGGLKTRDGKTVRLGKIYRSGNLAELDEDEFAKFNATRIAHVYDLRTNHEIRGKEDHLPPNVRYLHTPTVADNEGEIAQLKKKVINGEISEAMARDMTTRFYEDAVSVNVSALRDIIKGITASDEPVLYHCSAGKDRTGIVSALILSLLNVDRETIVNEYLLSNYYRNAQTEKTLGKAKMGKIIKRNMDLKAVEVLTTVEEGFINATFDTIDKKYGGMDSFIQNQLGIDQKTRAQLINKFTY from the coding sequence GTGAGAAAGACGTTTTACATATTTATAGCCGTTGTTGCCCTTGCTTCCTGCAAGGTAAGCGTTTCAGAAAACCATGATGGGACATCGGCTTACCATCAGCTTATGCAAGCTGGGGATTCTGCGATTTTGGCTAAAAGACATATCCCTTTCAGCAAAACGCTCAATTTCAGGGACATTGGCGGACTTAAAACCAGGGATGGGAAAACCGTTCGTTTGGGGAAGATTTATCGCTCGGGTAATTTGGCCGAACTGGATGAAGACGAGTTTGCAAAGTTTAATGCCACGCGCATTGCGCATGTGTATGACCTGCGTACGAATCATGAAATCAGGGGCAAGGAAGATCATTTGCCGCCGAATGTGCGATATCTTCACACGCCAACCGTGGCGGATAATGAGGGCGAAATTGCCCAGCTGAAAAAGAAAGTGATCAACGGTGAGATTTCGGAAGCGATGGCAAGAGACATGACGACCCGATTCTATGAAGATGCGGTTTCCGTGAACGTGAGTGCATTGCGGGACATCATAAAAGGCATTACTGCTTCGGATGAGCCTGTTTTATATCATTGTTCTGCGGGAAAGGACCGCACAGGGATTGTTTCTGCACTGATTTTATCCCTACTGAATGTGGATCGGGAAACGATCGTGAACGAATATCTGCTGTCCAATTACTATCGCAACGCCCAAACTGAAAAGACATTGGGCAAAGCGAAAATGGGCAAGATCATCAAGCGCAACATGGATCTCAAAGCAGTGGAGGTCTTAACCACCGTGGAGGAAGGCTTTATCAATGCCACATTTGATACTATTGATAAAAAATACGGCGGCATGGATTCTTTTATTCAAAACCAGTTGGGCATCGATCAGAAAACAAGAGCGCAGCTAATTAATAAGTTCACCTATTGA